From a region of the Cucumis sativus cultivar 9930 chromosome 6, Cucumber_9930_V3, whole genome shotgun sequence genome:
- the LOC101207616 gene encoding uncharacterized protein LOC101207616, producing MFNSKKILFACSQAIGNCSLRNFNSVSFSSLQFETGNHYSVLQSSSFQHWFKNWQELRKHKLTASTFAGAIGFWPRRRTQLWLEKLGAIDQFCGNLATCWSNMKEEEALERYKLITGNSVLFPEFQVYGKANSEDDWLAASPDGAIDKMVYGLPSRGVLEIKCPFFNGDLRNALPWSRVPRYCIPQAQGLMEIMDRDWMDFYVWTPNGSSLFRLYRDPEYWDVLKIALSDFWWKHVQPAREMCSKYVITNPLVELKSLRPSPRHELCSYIVCESKRVVNNSKLLLREFDGRLQT from the coding sequence ATGTTCAATAGCAAAAAGATATTATTTGCCTGTAGTCAAGCTATTGGGAACTGTTCTTTACGAAATTTCaattctgtttctttttcttctttacaaTTTGAAACGGGTAATCACTATTCTGTTCTTCAGTCCAGTAGTTTTCAACATTGGTTCAAAAATTGGCAAGAGCTTCGAAAGCATAAGTTAACAGCAAGTACTTTTGCTGGGGCAATTGGGTTTTGGCCTCGTCGAAGGACTCAACTATGGTTGGAGAAACTTGGGGCAATTGATCAATTTTGTGGTAATCTTGCTACTTGTTGGAGtaatatgaaagaagaagaagcactCGAAAGATACAAGCTTATTACTGGAAACTCTGTTTTGTTTCCTGAATTTCAAGTCTATGGTAAAGCAAACTCGGAAGATGATTGGTTGGCTGCTTCACCTGATGGTGCAATTGATAAAATGGTTTATGGATTGCCTTCACGAGGTGTGTTGGAGATTAAGTGCCCATTTTTTAACGGTGATTTGAGAAATGCTTTACCATGGTCACGAGTTCCTCGTTACTGTATTCCTCAGGCTCAAGGTTTGATGGAAATAATGGATAGGGATTGGATGGACTTTTATGTTTGGACTCCTAACGGTAGTAGTTTGTTTAGATTGTATCGAGATCCCGAATATTGGGATGTCTTGAAGATTGCTTTGTCGGATTTTTGGTGGAAGCATGTTCAACCTGCAAGGGAGATGTGTAGTAAATATGTCATTACAAATCCCCTCGTTGAGCTTAAGTCTCTTAGGCCGTCACCCAGGCATGAACTGTGTAGTTATATAGTTTGTGAGAGCAAACGGGTTGTCAATAATTCTAAGTTGCTCTTGCGTGAATTTGATGGGAGACTTCAAACCTAA